A region from the Deltaproteobacteria bacterium genome encodes:
- the frr gene encoding ribosome recycling factor, producing MLDEVYEELKERMDKSLVALERDFKRVRTGRASTSLLDGIRIDYYDTPTPLNQLASLSTPEARLILIQPWDPQVLGDIEKAILKSELGLNPMNDGKVLRIAIPPLTEERRRDLVKVVRKIAEESKVALRSIRRDSNDIIKDLKKEKEISEDESFRALDEVQKITGDFIKKIDEMSQVKEKEVLEF from the coding sequence TGCTGGACGAGGTTTATGAGGAGCTAAAAGAGCGTATGGACAAGAGCCTGGTTGCCTTGGAGCGGGATTTTAAAAGGGTCCGCACTGGCCGCGCCTCGACCTCCCTGCTCGATGGAATCCGGATAGATTACTATGACACCCCCACCCCTCTGAACCAACTCGCTTCCTTATCAACTCCAGAAGCCAGACTGATCCTGATCCAGCCCTGGGACCCGCAGGTCTTGGGTGACATTGAGAAGGCGATCCTGAAATCCGAACTGGGCTTAAACCCGATGAACGACGGGAAGGTCTTGCGGATTGCCATCCCGCCTCTGACTGAGGAGCGACGTCGGGACCTGGTCAAGGTGGTCAGAAAGATAGCTGAGGAAAGCAAGGTAGCGCTTCGCAGTATCCGGCGTGACAGCAATGACATCATAAAGGACCTTAAAAAGGAAAAGGAGATCTCTGAGGACGAATCTTTCCGGGCCCTGGATGAAGTTCAGAAGATCACCGGTGATTTTATTAAGAAAATTGATGAGATGTCCCAGGTAAAGGAGAAGGAGGTTCTTGAATTTTGA
- a CDS encoding isoprenyl transferase, translating to MLDLDEQKLPRHVAVIMDGNGRWAQARGLSRIEGHRAGAESVRVVTETSRELGIPFLTLFAFSAENWERPKAEVDALMRLLNRYLKRELNEMLKNGIRLTTIGDLSRLSRSLRKLLNEIMEKTARNKDMILSLALSYGGRQDIIQAVKAIGRECRAGTLKPEEVAEDVFSSFLNTAGLPDPDLLIRTSGEYRISNFLLWQLAYTEFYFTPTLWPDFRKEEYIQILKDFQRRERRFGKTKAQTASSGEV from the coding sequence GTGCTAGACCTGGACGAACAGAAATTACCACGTCACGTGGCCGTCATCATGGATGGTAACGGCCGGTGGGCGCAAGCGCGCGGTTTAAGCCGGATTGAAGGGCATCGGGCCGGAGCGGAATCCGTGCGCGTGGTTACCGAAACCAGCCGTGAGCTGGGAATTCCGTTTCTAACCCTCTTTGCCTTTTCCGCAGAAAACTGGGAGCGGCCCAAGGCTGAAGTTGATGCCTTGATGAGGCTTCTGAACCGTTACCTGAAAAGAGAGCTGAATGAGATGCTGAAAAACGGCATCCGGCTCACCACCATCGGAGATTTGTCACGCCTGTCCCGGTCGCTTCGAAAGCTCCTTAATGAGATCATGGAAAAAACGGCCCGCAATAAGGATATGATCCTGTCTCTGGCCTTGAGCTACGGCGGCCGTCAGGACATTATCCAGGCCGTCAAGGCCATTGGCCGGGAATGCCGGGCCGGGACCCTGAAACCTGAGGAGGTGGCTGAAGATGTTTTCAGCAGTTTTTTAAATACGGCCGGTCTGCCCGATCCGGACCTGCTGATTCGAACCAGCGGTGAATACCGCATAAGCAACTTCCTGCTCTGGCAGCTCGCTTACACCGAATTCTACTTTACTCCCACCTTATGGCCTGATTTCAGGAAAGAAGAATACATTCAAATCCTGAAGGACTTTCAGCGACGGGAGCGGCGCTTCGGAAAGACGAAAGCCCAGACCGCTTCGTCAGGAGAAGTCTAA